Proteins from a genomic interval of Geodermatophilus obscurus DSM 43160:
- a CDS encoding LacI family DNA-binding transcriptional regulator, whose protein sequence is MSAEESLRRPRLQDVAAEARVSPATASLVLRGVAGPSSATRQRVLDAATRLGYRADRAASLLARRRSRLIGVLMDVRSTFHAQLVEDVHEAAEEHGYDLVLSTVTRTRDEGRAIETLLDSRCEALVLLGPEAPSSRLGALDRQLPVVAVGRAVPSAGVDVVRVADEEGVAQAVDHLVGLGHRRIAHVDGGPGVIAGGRRRGYQRAMRRHRLGSHVQVVAGNSGEASGARAARTLFGSETPPTAVVTYNDASAVGLLDALLRSGVDVPGQVSVVGYDDSPLSRLAHVDLTTVSQESREQMRHAVAAVVERLDGGRTGHREVVVPPRLVVRGTTAPPPGED, encoded by the coding sequence GTGAGCGCGGAGGAGTCGCTGCGTCGTCCCCGGCTGCAGGACGTCGCCGCCGAGGCGCGGGTCTCGCCGGCGACGGCCTCGCTCGTGCTGCGCGGCGTCGCGGGCCCCAGCAGCGCCACCCGCCAGCGCGTGCTCGACGCCGCCACCCGGCTGGGCTACCGGGCCGACCGCGCGGCGAGCCTGCTGGCCCGCCGGCGCAGCAGGCTCATCGGCGTCCTGATGGACGTCCGCAGCACCTTCCACGCCCAGCTCGTCGAGGACGTCCACGAGGCGGCCGAGGAGCACGGGTACGACCTGGTGCTCAGCACGGTGACCCGCACCCGCGACGAGGGGCGGGCGATCGAGACGCTGCTCGACTCGCGCTGCGAGGCGCTGGTCCTGCTCGGCCCGGAGGCCCCCTCCTCACGGCTGGGCGCGCTGGACCGGCAGCTGCCCGTGGTGGCCGTCGGCCGCGCGGTGCCCTCGGCCGGTGTCGACGTCGTCCGGGTCGCCGACGAGGAGGGGGTCGCCCAGGCCGTCGACCACCTCGTCGGCCTCGGGCACCGCCGCATCGCCCACGTCGACGGCGGGCCCGGGGTCATCGCCGGCGGCCGGCGGCGCGGCTACCAGCGGGCCATGCGCCGGCACCGGCTCGGATCGCACGTGCAGGTCGTGGCGGGGAACTCCGGCGAGGCGTCCGGAGCGCGGGCGGCGCGGACGCTGTTCGGGTCCGAGACGCCCCCGACCGCGGTCGTGACGTACAACGACGCCTCCGCCGTCGGCCTGCTCGACGCGCTGCTGCGCAGCGGCGTGGACGTCCCGGGCCAGGTGTCGGTGGTGGGCTACGACGACAGCCCGCTCTCGCGGCTCGCGCACGTCGACCTGACCACCGTCAGCCAGGAGTCCCGGGAGCAGATGCGGCACGCCGTCGCCGCGGTGGTCGAGCGGCTCGACGGCGGCCGCACCGGGCACCGCGAGGTCGTCGTCCCCCCGCGGCTGGTGGTGCGGGGGACGACGGCTCCGCCGCCCGGGGAGGACTGA